The DNA sequence ATATACATTATTATTTGCACCTTGTTCCCACAAACACTACTTTTCAACTATGGAACGATCAACATCAGCCAGCTAGTATGTAGGAGTATTTTGAAATCTAGGGTACACATGGTTTTGGCTTAATATCTAGGAGTATTTCATTTTATTGCATGGTAACATCAATTATTAGAGATGTTCTTAGTTTAATGATATataaattttataacaaaagcataaataaataaaataaatagagttCATGTTTAAAATTACTTTATTTttaactaacaatgtctctgtgATTATAACCAACGTGCacttcaagagtttgtttggaaaATTTTCGGTGAAACTACCAAGGggataaaaaagagaaaatgtgAGTGTTTAGGATCTCTGTATCTTGGTGAAATGCAAGATGTCCACTAAGCATGCACATCATGATTTCTTTTGAATTTCAAGGGGGGTACTGTCAATCGACTATTCCCTATGGACCATCCGGATTCCTTGGTATCCCCAGGTAGCGTCAACGGATTCCCTATGAAACCACATTCACCAAAAGATGGACAATTACAAAGCAGATCAGGAGCATTTAACACATATCGATTTTTCTGCCGATGGAAGACATGGGTGGTTCGATACAGAGATACGAGGTTACAGACAACTAAAACACTAGTAATTTCGTTCGGTGAATCGAACGCTACTTCATCCCAAAAGCAAATGACAGCTTAGGCCGCGACTTGTTCTTGCCCAGCAGCTTCATCTGGTTTTGCCTCTGCTGCTCTTCCTCCATTTTTTTCCGCTTCATGGCCTCCTCTCTTTCTTTCTGAAGCCTCTCCAACTCCTGATACCGCTCTAGCTCTTTCTGCTGCTGTTCCATCGCTTCTTTCATCAATGCCTCTTCAGCTTTCTTTCGTTCTTCTTCAAGCTTTTTCTCTAGCTCCTCCCGCTCCTTTTTTTCTCGTTCCTGCAGGCACAAAACCCCAGTGAACAAAATGTCTTGGCTGGTTCTTTGAATCACGTTCCAAGAACCCTATCCAGTATGAGTGTATGACGATCATAATAAGAATTTTCCAGGATCCATTTATTGATCAAATCAAAGAGTCAAAATGACTTATTTTTTTCCACCATATTTGCAGATGACAAATAACAGAGAGAAAAACAGAAGCTTACCACTTTCAGTTTGGCTTCATTTAAAGCCGCCTCCTTTTCTTTCTCAATCTGGATTGCTACCTCCTCATGTATCCTTTTCCGCCCTTCCTCAATTCGACGTTGTATTTCATGCTTAATTTCATCACAATTCAGACTGTCCTCAACCTTCCTCCTAATAGCTTGCTCAACTCTTTTTGACGTCTCCTCCTCTAATAGTCTCAGTTCAACTTCCTTTTGGCGCCTGCAGTTGATATAGCAAGTCAATGAAATGTACTACCCAAGGCAAGGCATGACCAaagccaatttttttttttttaattcaaaCTCTTCAAGGCCATAAAAGCAGCAAAAAGCAAAGCACATGATTTAAAATCTAAACACTATCTATGCTCTACTATGCCTTTCATCAGCATAGTTTTGACTACAAGCTAATGCATTTTAGGCATACCTCTAGTGTGTTCCAGATCCAAAAACGAATTATCAAAACTGATCAAGAGTAGATAAAGGATCACCAATTGCATCATCAAATATAACAAGTGGAACTATAGCAGTAGCTTCCTTCGTAAAAGCCTGTAGAGAAGAATGTCAAGTA is a window from the Sorghum bicolor cultivar BTx623 chromosome 5, Sorghum_bicolor_NCBIv3, whole genome shotgun sequence genome containing:
- the LOC8066048 gene encoding uncharacterized protein At1g10890, producing the protein MPRDLSRSRSRSRSPRRRRRRSPSPARYRGRRGRRDRSRSPIRSRSPYRPSYRRRSPSPSPRRRKSRSLSPRRRKSPSPSQKRYRRKRSPSVTSSPVTASQSSHPGLAENKNAIDTQRLEEEKKRRQKEVELRLLEEETSKRVEQAIRRKVEDSLNCDEIKHEIQRRIEEGRKRIHEEVAIQIEKEKEAALNEAKLKVEREKKEREELEKKLEEERKKAEEALMKEAMEQQQKELERYQELERLQKEREEAMKRKKMEEEQQRQNQMKLLGKNKSRPKLSFAFGMK